Proteins from a genomic interval of Methanohalophilus levihalophilus:
- a CDS encoding PAS domain S-box protein, with product MGDENETAFLEDVVERYQQLFETMAEGVFWHRKDGALVDVNPAALEIFGLTYDEFLRRTVRDPLWDVIDEKGRELRTEDYPSEIALTTGQIVKDRIIGIYNPKKADYSWVVINAIPQFKEGETDPYQVFVTLHDISEIRELENEIQEKEEHLRLKLSSILSPDYDLGELELEQIIDVDELQTLMDDFYSLTHIGIGIIDLKGKVLVGAGWQDVCTHFYRVHPETHEKCIKSDLILTRDLKEGEIRGYKCMNDMWDIATPIFIGGKHVGNIFLGQFFYDDEVPDYSLFSRQAEQYGFNKSNFFEALSRVPRRSRKQVASTMHFYIHLAKLFSNLSYSNLKLARELIERKKLEKELRESKELYQTLVDESPVGILTIRDDKILFANPEAFKAFGISSRDEIVGINPLDLFEPEYHDLIVERMENAFSGKKNDPLSIQVKKKDGSKIYVEYVSVPVFMDGKPTILVEGKDVTARVKAESALKESEEFHRVLLDEVPAGIYAISDTKFIFTNPEFCRMVGYSPEEFEKMSPFELVFPEDVDLIKERMKNIAMGKKNKHINVRFRKKDGSPIFLEAVSAPVILDGKRAALITCKDVTALKNAQKELIESEIKICSFVERTSDFVALYDSECRYIFANPALLNTMGFKESEVIGKTCDEVGIEIEQRAPWNEAIKGVFKTGEIFHGQFDWKCVGGSLFLDWKFIPEYSENGKIISVLGVARDITGIRKDALESD from the coding sequence ATGGGGGACGAAAATGAGACTGCTTTTCTGGAAGATGTTGTTGAACGATATCAGCAACTTTTTGAGACAATGGCTGAGGGTGTTTTCTGGCATCGCAAGGATGGTGCTCTGGTTGACGTAAATCCAGCAGCTCTCGAAATCTTTGGATTAACCTATGATGAGTTTCTCAGGAGAACTGTAAGAGATCCACTGTGGGATGTTATTGATGAAAAGGGGCGTGAACTTCGTACTGAAGATTATCCTTCTGAGATAGCATTGACAACAGGCCAGATTGTAAAAGATCGCATAATAGGCATCTACAATCCAAAAAAAGCGGATTACTCCTGGGTAGTCATAAACGCAATACCTCAGTTTAAGGAAGGTGAAACAGATCCCTATCAGGTTTTTGTGACTTTGCATGATATATCGGAGATCAGGGAATTGGAAAATGAAATCCAGGAGAAGGAAGAACATCTTCGGTTAAAACTTTCCAGTATTTTGTCTCCTGATTATGATCTTGGAGAACTTGAGCTTGAGCAAATTATTGATGTTGATGAACTTCAGACACTAATGGATGATTTTTACTCCCTCACTCACATTGGTATTGGAATTATCGATCTGAAAGGGAAAGTTCTGGTTGGCGCAGGCTGGCAGGATGTCTGCACCCATTTTTACAGGGTTCATCCGGAAACCCATGAAAAATGCATTAAAAGTGATTTGATCCTGACCCGGGATTTGAAAGAAGGTGAAATCCGGGGCTATAAATGCATGAATGATATGTGGGATATTGCCACACCTATTTTCATTGGTGGTAAACATGTGGGTAATATTTTTCTGGGACAGTTTTTCTATGACGATGAAGTTCCGGACTATAGTCTGTTTTCAAGACAGGCAGAACAATATGGTTTCAACAAAAGCAATTTCTTTGAAGCCCTTTCAAGGGTTCCGCGCCGGAGCAGGAAACAAGTCGCTTCCACAATGCATTTTTACATTCATCTCGCAAAATTGTTCTCAAATCTCAGTTATAGCAACCTAAAACTTGCCCGGGAACTTATCGAAAGGAAAAAGCTGGAAAAAGAACTACGTGAAAGCAAAGAATTGTACCAGACTCTTGTGGATGAATCTCCTGTGGGAATTCTAACTATTCGTGATGACAAGATTCTCTTTGCAAATCCGGAAGCATTCAAGGCTTTTGGCATTTCTTCCCGGGACGAAATTGTGGGCATAAATCCCCTGGATCTATTCGAGCCTGAATATCACGATCTGATAGTAGAACGTATGGAAAATGCTTTCAGTGGGAAGAAAAACGATCCACTTTCAATACAGGTTAAAAAGAAGGATGGCTCAAAAATTTATGTTGAGTATGTATCTGTTCCGGTTTTTATGGACGGAAAACCCACTATTCTTGTTGAAGGCAAAGATGTAACCGCCCGCGTCAAGGCAGAATCAGCTCTCAAAGAAAGTGAAGAGTTTCATCGTGTCCTTCTTGATGAGGTTCCTGCGGGCATTTATGCCATTAGTGATACAAAGTTTATTTTTACAAACCCTGAATTCTGCAGAATGGTGGGCTATTCTCCGGAAGAATTTGAGAAAATGTCTCCTTTTGAGCTGGTTTTCCCTGAGGACGTAGATTTAATTAAGGAAAGAATGAAGAACATCGCAATGGGTAAAAAGAATAAACACATTAACGTACGGTTCCGCAAAAAGGATGGTTCCCCAATATTTTTGGAAGCCGTCTCTGCTCCTGTTATTCTGGATGGAAAACGTGCTGCTCTTATTACATGCAAGGATGTAACTGCTCTTAAAAATGCACAAAAAGAACTGATTGAAAGCGAGATTAAGATTTGCTCCTTTGTGGAACGTACTTCTGATTTTGTTGCTCTCTATGACAGCGAATGCAGGTATATTTTTGCGAATCCTGCCTTGCTAAATACAATGGGTTTCAAAGAAAGTGAAGTTATAGGTAAAACGTGCGATGAGGTTGGCATTGAAATTGAGCAAAGAGCTCCCTGGAATGAAGCTATAAAAGGTGTGTTTAAAACAGGTGAGATATTCCATGGCCAGTTTGACTGGAAATGTGTGGGTGGGTCACTATTTTTGGACTGGAAGTTTATACCCGAGTATTCTGAAAATGGGAAGATTATCTCGGTTCTTGGGGTTGCTCGTGATATTACAGGAATCAGGAAAGATGCACTTGAAAGCGATTGA
- the ilvE gene encoding branched-chain-amino-acid transaminase codes for MTEPLIYSNGKFVPKSEATTSIFDHGFLYGDGVFEGIRAYNGRVFKLEEHLDRLYDSAKAIAMDIPMSKEEMTEAVLETLRKNNLKDAYIRLIVSRGVGDLGLDPRKCPTRNVFIIGQEWGAMYGDLYEKGLKAVTVAVRRNAPDALSPNIKSLNYLNNILAKIEANDKGGDEAIFLDNSGHIAEGSGDNIFVIKNGKVYTPPTISNLKGITRATAIELLHERNYEVFEQNIGMFDLYTADEIFVTGTAAESAPITNVDGRIIGDGQVGPVTKEMIKAFEEITTTTGTPIY; via the coding sequence ATGACAGAGCCACTTATCTACAGCAACGGTAAATTTGTGCCAAAATCCGAGGCAACCACCTCAATATTTGATCATGGTTTCCTGTATGGAGACGGAGTTTTTGAAGGGATAAGGGCGTATAACGGAAGGGTGTTCAAGCTGGAAGAGCATCTTGACAGGTTATATGATTCTGCAAAAGCAATTGCAATGGATATTCCTATGTCAAAGGAAGAAATGACAGAGGCAGTCCTTGAAACTCTCAGGAAAAATAACCTGAAGGATGCATACATCAGGCTTATCGTTTCACGTGGAGTAGGCGATCTTGGTCTTGATCCACGCAAATGCCCAACACGCAATGTTTTCATCATTGGCCAGGAATGGGGTGCAATGTATGGTGACCTCTATGAGAAAGGTTTGAAAGCAGTTACTGTTGCGGTTCGTCGCAATGCTCCAGATGCCCTTTCTCCAAACATCAAGTCATTGAATTACCTCAACAACATCCTCGCAAAAATCGAGGCAAATGACAAAGGTGGAGACGAGGCAATCTTCCTTGACAACAGTGGACACATTGCTGAAGGTTCAGGTGACAACATCTTTGTTATCAAGAATGGCAAGGTATACACGCCTCCTACAATTTCCAATCTCAAGGGTATCACCCGTGCCACAGCTATTGAGCTTCTCCACGAGAGGAATTACGAAGTATTCGAGCAGAACATTGGTATGTTTGATCTCTATACCGCTGACGAGATCTTTGTCACCGGCACTGCTGCCGAATCCGCTCCAATCACAAATGTAGATGGCAGGATAATTGGTGACGGACAGGTTGGTCCGGTAACCAAAGAAATGATAAAAGCATTTGAAGAAATTACCACCACAACCGGTACCCCGATCTACTGA
- a CDS encoding PaaI family thioesterase has product MEDLKKFFERDKFAALCGIELLEVSEGYAKASMKITENHYNGVRTVQGGAIFTLADLTFAAASNSHGTVAVAINVNISFTKAALEGTLYAEAKETTRNPKISTYTITVTDDSGDIISIFEGMAYRKKQKLEEFAD; this is encoded by the coding sequence ATGGAAGATCTAAAAAAATTCTTCGAACGTGACAAATTCGCGGCCTTGTGCGGAATAGAGCTACTGGAAGTATCGGAAGGATATGCAAAGGCAAGCATGAAAATAACGGAAAATCACTATAATGGAGTGAGAACCGTGCAGGGTGGAGCCATATTTACACTTGCAGACCTCACTTTTGCGGCGGCCTCAAATTCTCATGGAACTGTTGCAGTTGCCATTAATGTAAATATATCATTTACAAAGGCAGCTCTGGAAGGTACCCTTTATGCCGAAGCAAAGGAGACAACCAGAAATCCAAAGATTTCAACTTACACTATTACTGTAACGGATGATTCCGGCGATATTATCTCCATTTTCGAAGGGATGGC
- a CDS encoding molybdenum cofactor synthesis domain-containing protein, protein MRKILRDLTPFGRARQIMLGLSPGFVVEALPIIDIAGLVLAEDIISDINVPPFSKSLKDGYAVHASDTKDASSNPVSLVLKDYIPAGRGDSLSVNSGETYEISTGAPLPDGADAVVMVEDTELKDGNVVVKKAVNREQNVLLAGADISSGKCVLNAGERLSPAKIGVLAAIGKSSAPIRILRVGIIATGDELTDPGTSLAEGSIYNTNTYTLSAAVRRLGATPVSYGIVKDNRRVAEDVFLQALDECDIVLTTGSTSAGQDDFMYDVIGQYGRILVHGVNFKPGKPVIIAEADDIPVMGLPGNPTSALMIFNELVAELICSGLGITVPFRKKVKGELMADIYSDTRLDLYTVRLEGGSVYPADKTSAAITTLADADGFISIDPEVTFLPAGSKVEVTLFDDF, encoded by the coding sequence ATGAGAAAGATACTAAGGGACTTGACACCGTTTGGCAGGGCCAGGCAAATAATGCTTGGCCTGTCTCCCGGCTTTGTTGTGGAGGCTTTGCCAATTATTGACATTGCTGGACTCGTGCTGGCAGAAGATATTATTTCAGATATCAATGTCCCTCCGTTTTCCAAATCCCTCAAAGATGGCTATGCAGTCCATGCCTCCGACACAAAAGATGCTTCTTCTAATCCTGTTAGTCTTGTTTTGAAAGATTACATTCCCGCAGGAAGAGGCGACAGTCTTTCTGTTAATTCCGGGGAAACATATGAGATATCCACCGGAGCACCCCTGCCTGATGGTGCCGATGCCGTTGTCATGGTTGAGGATACCGAATTGAAGGATGGGAATGTCGTTGTAAAAAAAGCTGTTAACAGAGAGCAAAATGTGCTTCTTGCCGGTGCTGACATTTCTTCCGGGAAGTGTGTTTTGAATGCAGGCGAGCGCTTATCTCCTGCAAAAATAGGTGTACTCGCTGCTATTGGCAAATCATCGGCTCCGATCAGGATTCTCAGGGTGGGCATCATCGCAACAGGTGATGAGCTTACTGATCCCGGAACTTCTCTTGCAGAGGGAAGCATCTACAACACCAATACCTATACGCTTTCTGCAGCTGTAAGGCGTCTGGGTGCGACTCCAGTCTCCTATGGAATCGTGAAGGACAATCGCAGGGTTGCCGAAGATGTTTTTCTTCAGGCACTGGATGAGTGTGATATCGTTCTGACTACAGGCAGCACTTCCGCCGGGCAGGATGATTTCATGTATGATGTTATCGGACAATACGGACGAATTCTGGTTCACGGAGTCAACTTCAAACCCGGGAAACCGGTGATTATTGCGGAAGCAGATGATATTCCTGTTATGGGTTTGCCGGGGAATCCCACATCTGCGCTTATGATTTTTAATGAACTGGTTGCAGAGTTGATTTGCAGTGGACTTGGTATCACTGTTCCTTTCCGAAAGAAGGTTAAAGGTGAATTAATGGCTGATATTTATTCTGATACCAGGCTCGATTTGTACACTGTGAGGTTGGAAGGGGGTAGTGTATACCCTGCTGACAAAACTTCCGCTGCCATTACAACTCTTGCAGATGCGGATGGTTTCATATCCATCGATCCTGAAGTTACATTTCTTCCGGCAGGTTCAAAGGTTGAAGTAACTCTTTTTGATGATTTCTGA